The following DNA comes from Miscanthus floridulus cultivar M001 chromosome 5, ASM1932011v1, whole genome shotgun sequence.
TTGAAGAAAAGGTGGCCTCCATCCTCACCCTTCTGGTTGCAGATAACACACTTAAGGATGGCTGTTGCGTGCAACTCTCCACATAAAATGTTTGATCTTGTTTGGAAGTTGAGAAAGAAGAGCGGATTGTTTTTTTATCTGTGGGGTTGGTCTTTATTTACTATCCTGCTTTCGAACACTGTGAGGGTCAAAGTTGAGAAGAAGAGCAAATGAGTCAGTCATAACTAATGCCAACAACTGCATATGGGCCACCTGGCCATTTAACATTGCCCTTGCCCTAAGCACATATATATAATACCCTACCATTGTGCTTTAACATTTGCCCTTGTCCTAAGCACATATATACCTACCATTATGAGCACCATCACTAGATGTCGTTAAGTGTAAACTTTACTCAGGTAGACAACTTACTGCAAAAAACTCAATCAACTGAGAGCTATACTCAATttgcaaaaaataaaataaaataataataataaataaaagaagaagaagaagaagaagcaattATCGATTAAAAACAATTAGCTACACATAAAATGCATCCACTTAAGCCAATAAGTCGAAGATGAATGGATAGGTCCCACACCAAAAACTTAATCGACTGCGCTACACTCAGAGTTTTATCTTATTTATCTCCAGAAGACACtttttttagttttataaatcaacgATGCAGAACATGCTCTTGTCTTTTTTTAAGACTACATATCGATGATAACTTTATTGACCCCTGTGTTGTCATCAAGATTACCACAAGTTCATGCTGGTTCTCTTGTCGGAGAAAAAAGAAAACATAAGCCACAACTGATCATCAAACACAAAATTCTTCCAGAGTTCACACTCGGCACCGATGCTGGAATCGATTGGAAACCAGATAAGTCATCCACCATTAAGGCATTAACCAATCACACTAAGATTTATTGCGACTGGCCTTCTCCTCGATACCAGACTGCGAAAATCTCTTCCTCAGGACCTCAAGGACTTCTTCCATCTTTACATCCTTTACTCTGAGCAGCACCATAGCATGGTACAGCAGATCAGCCATCTCCGAAGCTGCACGAGATTGGTCCTCGTTCTCGAGCAGCGTTTGAATTAGTTCACCAGCTTCTTCACTGGATTATAAGCAAAAATAGCAGCACTGGCATTAATTAAGAGAGAAATATATTGGCATTCTCATTAAAAGAAAAGTAGGAAAAGGGAGAACAAAACATAGCAGTAACAAAAGAAAAAGTATGAAATGCGCTCGAGTCGGGTAAATGGATTCTCTCTCACACACTTGTTGATGCCAAGTCATAAACTCAATAGACAACCATCAATAAACAAATTCTGACACTGAGCATAAATAAACACAACTGAGGCATCAAGCTAATTCAACATCTaatgaagatgaaggaagatgtaATTACAATTTCAATATTGGACTCATTCAACATATATTAAATATAgaatttcaaaatctagaaaacAAAAGGCACACATGCTCAGATAATTCAGAATCAGATTTCTCTAGTGGGATACCTACATCCTGCCATAAACATTTAAAGCTGTGGGAATTGTCCTGTCGAACCTTTTAAATCCTTGATGACGAACAATATATTTCTGAACATTTAGACTTACCTAAAACTTATAAGCACCTATTTATTTTCCTTAAAAATAACTTCCATAATGTTGTCATTTTGTAACCCAAAAATATCATGACCAAAAACACTGGTCGAACTTCATTTCAGAAACCATGAACAGTTAAAATTAATGTCACCCTAATGGTATAAAGGAGTATGCATGTGGCATGCTCACTGCAACTAAAAACCCATAGGTTACAAAAACCTGTGAAATGTGAACAATCTGAGAACCTGACAGCTGAAGATGGCAAAGATGACAGATATACAACAAGAGAACAAGGATAGCAGCAAATACAATAATCTATTTTAAAATGCAGAACTTAATGAACTAGGCtaagaaaaagagagaaaagactCATTGCTTTTATATTTGTTGTCTTTCCCATTAATTCTATTAACAGTTTTCATAATGTAGTACCATGATGGCTCAGAAAAACGATAACATCACATACCGTATTTTCGAGCAAAGTAGCTGGTTATCAAGCAGTAGTTTTTTCGTCCATGATGGCTTGCCACCTCCTTCAGTGACTATCTCCTCCTGTCGTCTACTAATTGTATCTTCAAGTGAGTATAGGGTTGTCATAACCTGCCTGCCTTCATTGGGCTGTGAAGGGAAATCGTATATTAATTTTAATCGTGAATCGAAGTCTATTTCAGGAAAGGGTAACTTAATAATGAGTACCTTTGAACTTTGTAGAGCATCATAAACTGAAGTATAATAACACGTTTCTGCTCCTGTATGGCACGTAGGTCCATCTGGCTTTCCAAGGTATATTATCTAAGTTGTACGAAAAATAAAACATCTGTGCAGTTAGTACCCTCTGAAGTAGAAGTGAAAGTATTTATTCACAACACAGAACATGCTTACAGAATCACGGTCACAGTCCAGGAAAATGTCATGCACATTAATGAAGTTCATGGATGTCTCCCCTTTAGTCCACAAGGAAGACCGTGAGCGGCTAAAGAATGTAGCTTTCCTGGTTGATATAGTTTTTGCAAGGGCTTCTTTATTAGCAAAGCCCTGCATAAGAATGGCTCCAGTATCCACATTTTGTGCAATAGCAACAGCCAACCCTTTGTTGTCCCACTTCACACTGTCTAGTAATGTGTCAACCTAATTTTTTATGCAGCACAATAATAAACTTATGTTAGGCTTCAATGATAGTTAAACTCTATATTAGAGGAACAATAAAAAACATACATTCTCCTTTCCATTTAAAACTGATGCAAAATTGTAGCAGAGCTACTGCAAAGACTCAATTGCTGTAGTTCGTATTAATGCCAGAGTCTACACTGGAAAGATTTGATATTCAAAAGGTTAGAAGAATATATCTGCATGTACAAGGAAATACATAGATGAATCCTAAACCCTCCGAACAAGCACAAGATATAACTACCTAAAGCAAATTACACACACTTCACCAGTACCCGTATGTTTTAGAAACTGCATTTTAAAAAAGTATATTTTGTGAGAAATTGTATCTTAGTTTTAATTAAGCAAAAAAATGGCAGGTTCAATATTATGATATTTTTCTTATTTCCTCTAAACTTTGTGGAAAAATTAGCACCACAGCACCCAAAAGTGACACTTTTGTGAAACAATACCAGCTATGGATATATGTCTAAAAAATGGAAGCACTATATACAGTAAAAGAATGAAGCTAATTGCGCCATTCTTAATGCATTATGAAGCAACTAGCATACCAACTTACTAAGCCTCCAACACTACCAGACTATAAGCAATGGCAATACATATAGGATAAACCAGGACTAAGTCTACACTTCAACTTCTAATTGAGCATTCTAATTTCTAAAGAATGAAGATCAACACAAATGAATTTTttttgggtgggtgggtggggtggggtggggtgggggggggggggggggggggggggggtcacgcTCTGTTTTCTGGCTAACATGAAGTGCCTACAATCCATATGTGAATCAAAATGTGAGATATCGAGTTGCAAAATCTGAAATGCCAAGAAACATGAGCCAAATCCTCAAAATTCTGACACAAAATGCTGCCCAAAAATTTCATAAAAACTAAACCCATTTGTTCATGACACAAGTTACTCCCAACGAGCAACCCAAGAATGCCTCACTGACATGCTTCGCCATACTAATTTCACCCGTGATGATACCAGATATTTATTTTGAGTCTTTGATCAAATAAATCATCAAATAAAAGGCAACGCAAACTAAGAAACATTATCAATACATGTTTTCAACATATACAAAGGGCTATTTAGAAATAATGCAGAAATAGGAGTATCAGACACACAAATAAAGATATCAGCTGATGACTGCCTTTTGTAATGGACCATACAACATTGATGCAACTAAATCATCCAATCATATTACAGGAACACTATATAGTATCACCACTAATGGTAATGGACAAGATAAACTACTAGCAACATAACAAATCAAACAAGACCATTCGGTGTTTCATCCATGTACACTACTTATCTGCGTTCCATGATGAAGTCTGCACTTCATTGGCTTAATGCTTAACACTTGATAAAGCATACATCTGACATAAATATGCATCTAATTGCACAAGCTTCATGGTGCATCCAGAAAGTTGGCTGCAAGCAATGCACTAGCAACATAATTTCGTCAAACACTATTACGGCATGCCATCTTATTAGCATAAACAGAGCAAAGTATGAGCTATCCAAATCGACAGGCAACATGAAATGTCTTTGCTGCAACTCCCCTTGAGTGCCAAAAACAACCTTGCACAACACCTCATCCAGGGCTTGTATCCATCATGTGTCACAGTCAAAGTTTTGAAAATCGACGATTACGTCTCGTCTAGGCGCGCCTAGTCGCTAGGCTATGGCCTGGCGCCTGGACTAGGGGGGTAATCGCCCCTCTAGGCGGGCGGAGCAACTCGGCGGCGCCCAGGAGCCCTAGGCGGCGCGGAATCGAGCTAGGCGGGCGACGCGGGCCATCGCGCGCGAAAGAATGGCTCCACGGGCGAGCGCGCGCGCAGAGCTCCAGGCGCGGGAAAAAGCCGCGCGCTGCTGCGCTGGAGAAGGATAAGGGGGAGAAGGGGAGAGAAAGTCGTACTCGCCTCGACCTCGACCTCCGCCGGGAAGCAGGTCCCGCCGGCTGCGCTGCTCGCCTGGAAGCAGATCCCGCCGGCGAGCCTCCTCCCCGCCTGGCAAGACCCGCCGGCGACACTGCTCCCCGCCGGTCTCCTTCCTCCTCGACGAGCTCATCCCCGCGGGTCGTGCTCCTCCCCGCCGGGAAGCAGGTCCCGCCGGCTGCGCTGCTCGCCTGGAAGCAGATCCCGCCGGCGAGCCTCCTCCCCGCCTGGCAAGACCCGCAGGCGACGCTGCTCCCCGCCGGTCTCCTTCCTCCTCGACGAGCTCGTCCCCGCGGGTCGTGCTCCTCCTCGCCGGTCTCTTCGTCTTCGTCGCCAGAAGCTCCTCCCCGCCGGTCTCCTCCCAAGGTCTGTATGtcctcctcccctgctcctctgTTTTCTTCCCCTGCTTTGTCTGTTTGCAAACATATACAGCCGGTCTCCTCTGTTTCCTTTCCCTGCAGTTGTTCCTTTTCcctgctctcctctcctctgtttCTGAAATCTGAAATTGTTGAATGATTCCATGTATCTACTATGATGAATCTGTGAAATTGTTGACTGCAtctgcatgtatatatatatatatatatatatatatatatatatatatgaatttgttGACTGATTGGCGATTGCATGTATATGTTTGTAATTTGTTGATTGATGGCTTGAACTCAGATGACGGGAACAGAGGGTCAATCTGAAACTGCAAGTGGAACAGAGGGAGCAACTGTCTTGAGAAGGAATTCAGATGATGTGGGATGGGAGTATGGGGTTCTTGTTGATCCGAACAACAAGGACAAGGTGAAGTGCATACTGTGTGACAAGCAAATGTTTGGAGGGGTTTATCGGTTGAAGCAGCATATCGCCCAGGAAGGAAAGAATGCGAAGAAATGCCAGGGCATGAAGACCACCAAAGAGAAGTTGCTAGAGGCTCAAGAAAAGTGCAAGAAAGCACTAGATGAAGCAAAAAGGAAGAGGGAGGAGAAGACTGTTCGTGAGCTAGAATTTAGAGAGGAAGTTCATGTATCTAGGGTTGGAGGATCAGAGGAAGTCACTTGTGTTGGAAGTTCAGAGCCTCACAAATTAGGCCCCATGGACAAATGGACAAAAGCTATTGATCCTACAGCAACCAAATCTGAATCTTTGACTCAACAGAAGCTGAACAAGGAACTTTGGAAAGAAAGATTACATGAGGTGCATAAATATATTGCAAGATGGGCCTATAACCATGGtaatttccttgctgttttttttatttcagatTTCAATTTCATTGGATGCCTTGCTGTAGTACTGAACTGAACACTAATTTACTTTTTTTGTAACATTGACAGCAATACCATTCAATGCATGTGACAATGATGAGTTCAAGCAAATGTGTGAAGCAATTGGATAATTTGGGCCTGGAATTGAACCTCCAACTATGTTTGACCTGCGAGGAAGATTGCTGGAAGAAGAATATGCAAGAACCAAGAGTTTGCTGCAAGAACGTGAAGTCGAGAAGATGAAGAATGGGTGCTCTATTATGACCGATGCTTGGTCAGATAAGAAGAGGAGAAGCATAATGAATGTGTGCACTAATTGTGCTGATGGAACCGGTTTTATTTCCTCAAAAGAGATGTCAGATGTGTCACACACAAGTGAAGTCATCTTTGAACTAGTGGACAAAGCAATCGAAGATATTGGTCCAAATGATGTGGTGCAAGTTGTGACTGACAATGCTTCTAACAACATGGGAGCAAAGAAGCTACTGCATGAGAAGAGACCACAGATCTATTGGACCTCTTGTGCAACTCACACAATCAACTTGATGCTCCAAGGAATTGGCAACATGCCTCGGTTCAAGAAGGTGATTGACCAAACAAAGGCATTCACCATATTTGTCTATGGGCACACAAGAACACTAGAGTGCATGAGGTACTTCACTGAGGGCAAAGAGATAGTAAGGCCAGGAGTCAAAGTTCAGCTAGGCGCTAGGCAGAATCTAGGCGCTAACCCATTGTCTAGCGCCTAGTCGGGAGTACTCGGTCCTAGGCGCTCCTAGGCGTTTTCGCAATATAgccataaattatatatatatatatatatatatatatatatatatatatatatatatatatatatatatatatatatatatatatattatgtatataacTAGTAGTTAGTAAATTAGTCAATAGATAGCTAGCTGTtcataaaaaaaatagaaaacactaAGTTGTGACTTATCTGGATGATTTCAGCAGCCTCCCATCCATGAGCACACCATATCAGCAGCTGGTAATTACAATAATGGATAGGACAGTAATACAAGTGCACAACACCAGGGGCGGATCTGCAGCCCAGGCCTCTAGGGCCCAGGCCCTAGTCGTTGGGCCATCAACACCACATACCCCATGTAATTTCTGCCCAATAATGAAGGCCCAGGCAACAGCAAACCTAACCCTCCGCCTCTGCTCCTATCCGCCTCCCTCCGTCCCTCGCACGAGCGCGCGCCCACAGCCGCACCCGCGCCGCCGCACGGGAGGAGGCGAAGAGCCTGCCAGCCGCCTGTCGGCGCCACCTAGCCGGACAGCGCTGCGCCGCACGCCATTCCGCGGCGCACCAAGCCCTCCCGCCATGCCGCTGCCCAGGCGCCCATCCCATCCTGGCCCCGGCATCCTGCAGGCGCAGGGTGCGGGCCACACCACCGCAGAGCGCCGCGCCGACCGTCCCTGCCCTCCAGGCTCCAGCTCCAGCTGGCTCGAGCCCAGCGCCAGCAACCCCTGCCCTCCAACAGTCCAGCTCCAGGCCCCTTTGGCCGCCCTCCGCGCCGCCTAGCGCCGCGATGCGCGACTATGCCCCTAGTCGCGGCGACGGGCTTCGCCCAGCGACTAGGCGCGCGTAGTCGCCGAGTAGTCGCCGCCTAGCCAAACTTTGCCAGGAGTGACTAGGTTTGCTTCAAACTATTTGACTTTGAACAGCATACAAGAGAAGAAGGACCAACTAAGAAAGATGGTGGTGCATAGTAGGTGGGActcattgaaggatgtgaaatcaaAGAATGAAAAAAAATGCCACAGCAACTATATTGAATCCAAACTTTTAGAAGGATGTGAAGTTGACATTGGCTGTTTTTGAGCCATTGTTCAAAGTTCTCTGTTTGGTTGATGGAGATGTGAAGCCTTCCATGGGTTTTGTATATGGAGAACTATTAAAGGCAAAGAGACAGGTCAAAGAGGCCCTTGGCAATAATGAGTCCCGTTTCAAGGATGTTATTGCTGTTGTTGACAAGAAAATGGCTGGAAGACTTGATTCTCCATTGCATTTGACAGCTTATTTGCTGAATCCACACTACAGTTATGCTAACCCTTCAATCTTTGATGCTCCCAAAATGACAGAAGGATTTATCAGTTGTGTGGAGACTTTTTATTATCATGATGAAGACATGCAAGAACAAGCTGCCAACATTGAACTCCAGAAGTATCAGAATAGAGAAGGACCATTTGGCAAGAAGCTTGCAAGGACTTTTGAAAACTTTGATTATAATCCAGGTAAAAGTTGTTTGCTGATTTTACATGGTTGTTTATTGTGTTCATCTAACAAGAAATCTGTTGTGCCTACTAACTAATAGAGAGGTTTTTTATTTCAGCATCATGGTGGCGGCTTTATGGAACTGAAACACCAGCTCTACAGAAGATGGCTACCAAGATCCTATctttaacagcaagttcttctggTTGTGAAAGAACTTGGAGTGGGTTTGATGGGGTTAGTACCTATCTGTTATCAAAATTTCAGCAGCATTACAATTAAATTGCAGAACTAAAAGTGCTCTTATTTTTAATTTATAGGTGCACACTAAGAAGAGAAATAGGCTTACTACAGACCGCCTCAACAAGTTGGTCTACATTCAATTCAACAACAGGCTGATTAATAAGAGAGCAAAGATCAAGTCAAAGAAAATTACTGATGTTCTCTTGTCTAGTGATACAACTGAAGCTCAAGGTTTCCTCCAAGAGAATGGAGATGATTGTGCATTAGTTGTCTTTAGAGATGAGGAAGATGAGATGGAAGGTACAGGGATACCTTGGTCTGTGCTTGGAGATGCAGTGGGAGCAGAAGAACAACTAGAGCTGCGTAGAAGTGCAAGGGTGAGAGAGCTCTATGAAGAAGAGTTTGAGTCCGAAGAAGAAGAgtttgatgaagatgaggatgactaTGTGATGGATGAACCCTACTGAAGAAGTGTGAGACAGCTTCATGTCATGTTTTAGCTTTTATTATGCATCCATGTATCTTTAACTTATGAACTTAGAACTCCTGCTGTGTGCTTGTGTTTTGTGTTGTGAGAACTGAGAATCATCAATCATGTGATGTAATGTACTGCTAGTCTACTATCCATTTTATATTCTGTGTTGCTGCCTGCTGTCCCTTCATGTTTGTGATTTCAAAAGGCTATCCTATGCTGCTGAAATGCTGATAATGGATGGGAGAAGGCTCAGACCTCAGATAAGTACCTAACTTgctattttctattttttgtatcACTTGTATTGATGCCCAATTGCATCTAAAAGTGTTGTCCACTTCTATTGCAGCAGTGCTGTAGGAAATTCAGTGATCAGTAGTGTATCAACTGCAACTAAGGACAAAGGACCTAAGGTATGTCTACTGGTCCTTCCCTATTTTTTATCTAAATTATTCATGATTTGTGCTATAAATGTATATATTATATAttgatatataaatataaattggCAAAACGCCTAGCATCGCCTAGCTAGCCTAGGCTGGACTAGTCGCTAGGCTAAGGGTCATCGCCTAGATTTCGCCTAGCGCCTAGCAAAACTTTGGTCACAGCGTCAGTGTGGAACTCCTCACCCTCACCAGGGCACTTAAGGCAGGGAACGGATTGCCGCCACAGTGGCTTACAGTCCGCTCCAATCCCACAACTATTTTGGTCCTAATGTAATAAGAGAGAAATAGATTTCGCTGGGAGAAGAAGgaaagaaaactccaaacctcggTGTCGACGGCTACAGCTCCTGGCGCGGACTGCGCGGAGCCCACCACCACGGAGACTGCCGGGTACGGCTCCCTGCGCCGCCACCCAGGGACCGAAGCCGCCGCGGAGCGAAAATTGGGGAAGGATGTACCGCTAGAGAAGATTCCCGCGCGGCACGCTGAGGAGGAGGACACGGGTGCGTGAGTTGGTGCGGCCGCCGGGGCCGCCGCCATCGGAATCGAAACCCCGAGTCGCCGTGAGTCGTGACGTGGCCTGCTCATTCGTGACTTCACGAGTCATCAGTGATTCGTTACTCTCTGCTCAGCCAGGTGATGGGCCTCCTCGGGCCTGGTTGCTTGAGGCCCAGAAAGGCACAGAGCTATGATTGTATGAAACTATGAATGACGACCAAATGCAACTTCCGCATGCGCATTTCCCTGCCTAAGCCCTCGTAGCTAAATATAGATgtttatctatacctaataataatagAGAGAGAAAATTTTCAGCTAGTTTTTTTCGTCCATTCATTTTTTCGTCCACCTCTCCTAAGTGCCGGTAGTCAAAAGTTTCTTCCGTCTAGACGTATATGACCGTGCTCATATGAGTTATAATAGCTCTTTCTAGCGCGACACAGATTCCGATTCCAAAACGTATTCGTAAGGTAACCTAGATACCTACGAATCCTAGTAATCCAAATATATCTTAATATGAATAGGAATTTTAAACCAAATATAATTTTAATACGTTCGAGTGCATGCACAGGGTCGCGCATACCAGCTGTGTTTGGCCGCTCACGTGTGGATGCATGTCTGCAGTCTTGCACATGCATGTGTATCACGTAATGCACCAGGAGTGAGCAAGCCCAGAGACTCTTAAttaagtagatcttgaggttCGTTTTTTTTTCCCCCGCTTGGGGCCATCGTTGCCCAATGTACTTCTACATGTTATAGGTCTTAGCTGATGTTCCAGCTGTGCCGCGCTAGCTAGCTCCATCTACTACTACGACCCGCCTACTGCACCAGTTACATGCCGCCAACACCAACGAAGCGAGCGGGCAACGAGGCGGACGATGCGGGCAGACGAGGCAGATGGTGCAACTCTACGTCGCCCACCACCGTTCGACACCGACAAGGCGGGCGACACGGGCAGGCGGCGGGGATGATGCAGGCAGGTGAAGATGGCAGTCTAGCGATCGACACAACACAAACAAATGGGCGGACCAGGCTTCTACTTCAACGACTTCTACCTCTACCATGCTCTTTAGCGTATCCCGAAGATGCGACGACCGAGGACGTTCGATCGAGACGGTT
Coding sequences within:
- the LOC136449828 gene encoding histidine biosynthesis bifunctional protein hisIE, chloroplastic-like, yielding MSRPRHDSRRLGVSIPMAAAPAAAPTHAPVSSSSACRAGIFSSGTSFPNFRSAAASVPGWRRREPYPAVSVVVGSAQSAPGAVAVDTEVDTLLDSVKWDNKGLAVAIAQNVDTGAILMQGFANKEALAKTISTRKATFFSRSRSSLWTKGETSMNFINVHDIFLDCDRDSIIYLGKPDGPTCHTGAETCYYTSVYDALQSSKPNEGRQVMTTLYSLEDTISRRQEEIVTEGGGKPSWTKKLLLDNQLLCSKIREEAGELIQTLLENEDQSRAASEMADLLYHAMVLLRVKDVKMEEVLEVLRKRFSQSGIEEKASRNKS